The following are encoded together in the Bradymonas sediminis genome:
- a CDS encoding glycosyltransferase family 39 protein, producing the protein MSTSNSIEVPPESRRDFIFEKLKQYASLPYLLLIFITVLIYSQTLSFGIMDTWDDQVFFLDRPELKNWWGTPWFERLTTPEIGYPIPIPTVLYVLLQQLPGDWVIPTSHGLNVLLQCINACLMYKVLLRWLEKRTPTLVAALLWASHPLLVESVAWVTNLKTLTFAAALLTAILFWENHLRAPKRYYIAFSGLFAILAFGCRPEAIIIAPLILARTYWKGGWPLLRRPIYWVLPIGLAILSAIFIPFVIGSHTTALIAINDNSTITTLKNLEHYQQIFTALALQIWHIISPNNLNPAYYEEQYRAPYILISGILIAAVWLGAILITWRTKHPGGWPLTFAAICYAPASGIEYLPRFTADTYMYLPLAGLLAASITFLPQRINYRERAHFWSLLTLLVICALATSSFIQNQRWRNTITLWEPLLESTAEYGQAHFMVGIALTSVGEYDKAVKIFDEGYHGITRTLTPPVEMAVAYASAGNPIRAYEILMDILLRSDIPSDPRTDSLLVILAAKNKLNWPDKGRFNEVANKAAWRVYQARSLPQQLHSEVSKYFYHQQQDDLGKLFANTAPRSK; encoded by the coding sequence ATGTCTACATCGAATTCAATAGAGGTACCCCCGGAAAGCAGACGGGATTTCATCTTTGAGAAACTCAAGCAGTATGCATCACTGCCCTACCTTCTCCTTATATTTATTACGGTACTTATTTATTCTCAGACGTTGTCTTTTGGCATCATGGACACCTGGGATGATCAAGTCTTTTTTTTAGATCGTCCGGAACTAAAAAACTGGTGGGGTACACCTTGGTTTGAACGTCTTACGACGCCCGAAATCGGATATCCAATTCCAATCCCAACGGTGTTATATGTGCTGTTGCAACAACTGCCAGGAGATTGGGTGATTCCTACTTCCCACGGGCTAAACGTATTGCTTCAGTGTATTAACGCATGCTTGATGTACAAAGTACTCCTCCGCTGGCTTGAAAAGCGCACCCCAACACTTGTTGCAGCACTTTTATGGGCCAGTCACCCCCTATTAGTCGAATCGGTCGCATGGGTTACCAACCTGAAGACTCTGACCTTTGCCGCTGCGTTGCTTACCGCAATTCTTTTCTGGGAGAATCACCTTAGAGCACCTAAGCGATATTATATCGCCTTTAGCGGTCTCTTCGCCATTCTCGCATTCGGATGCAGGCCGGAAGCAATTATTATCGCCCCTTTAATCTTGGCGCGCACATATTGGAAAGGCGGATGGCCATTACTTCGACGCCCCATCTATTGGGTGCTTCCCATAGGCTTGGCTATCCTCTCGGCCATCTTTATTCCGTTTGTCATCGGAAGCCATACAACGGCGCTCATAGCCATCAATGACAACAGCACAATCACAACGCTCAAAAACCTAGAGCATTACCAACAGATATTCACTGCCCTTGCGCTTCAAATCTGGCATATTATCTCCCCAAACAATCTCAACCCTGCCTATTACGAGGAGCAGTATCGTGCGCCCTACATTCTCATTTCAGGCATATTAATCGCGGCCGTTTGGCTTGGTGCAATCCTCATAACATGGCGGACAAAACACCCTGGGGGCTGGCCCTTAACTTTTGCAGCAATCTGCTATGCTCCCGCCTCTGGAATCGAATATTTACCGCGCTTCACAGCCGACACTTATATGTATCTTCCGTTAGCTGGCCTATTAGCCGCCAGCATTACCTTCTTGCCTCAAAGAATAAACTACCGCGAACGCGCTCATTTCTGGAGCTTGCTCACGCTCCTAGTAATATGTGCCCTTGCAACCAGCTCATTCATCCAAAATCAGCGTTGGCGGAACACAATCACATTATGGGAACCACTTCTAGAGAGCACGGCAGAGTATGGCCAAGCGCATTTTATGGTTGGTATCGCACTTACGAGTGTAGGCGAATACGATAAGGCTGTAAAAATCTTCGACGAAGGTTATCATGGAATAACGCGAACTCTTACACCGCCGGTAGAAATGGCGGTCGCTTATGCCTCGGCAGGCAACCCAATTCGCGCTTATGAAATTCTTATGGATATTCTACTGCGATCAGACATCCCATCAGATCCTCGAACGGATAGTTTATTAGTCATCTTGGCGGCCAAAAACAAACTTAACTGGCCTGACAAAGGACGTTTTAATGAGGTGGCAAATAAAGCGGCATGGCGAGTCTACCAAGCCAGGTCGCTGCCACAGCAACTGCACTCTGAAGTTTCAAAATATTTTTATCACCAGCAGCAAGATGATCTAGGTAAGCTTTTCGCCAATACAGCACCTCGATCAAAGTGA
- a CDS encoding helix-turn-helix domain-containing protein yields the protein MDLRTRVVDTWEANEGSQAAIAKRFYVSPSSVERWIKLKRETGSLQPRPRLGSQHSRKLIKEHQAALKKWNIPLRDLTLKELAQRLYDGFSVQIEISQISRTLSKIGWTRKKALLILAGSERMSRDVDWPGQW from the coding sequence ATCGATCTTCGCACACGAGTTGTCGACACCTGGGAGGCCAACGAAGGGTCTCAGGCGGCCATCGCCAAGCGCTTTTACGTCAGCCCTTCCAGCGTCGAGCGCTGGATCAAGCTCAAACGTGAAACCGGTTCTCTTCAACCACGGCCTCGTCTTGGTAGCCAGCACTCGCGCAAACTCATTAAGGAGCATCAGGCGGCGCTCAAAAAGTGGAATATCCCGCTGCGTGACCTGACTTTGAAGGAACTTGCACAGCGTCTGTACGACGGTTTCAGCGTACAAATCGAGATCTCCCAGATCAGTCGCACCTTGAGCAAAATAGGGTGGACTCGAAAAAAAGCGTTGTTGATCCTCGCCGGAAGCGAGCGGATGTCCAGGGACGTCGACTGGCCTGGGCAATGGTAG
- a CDS encoding IS4 family transposase — MTTFLPDFVIEKYARALGVVVRERKVDPVMLVWTLVLGFPAGSKRTIASLRRRVQQVASITIARSSFHDRLTGLLADLIKRLVDWRLAVQKKSITKNAAKRLDGFSELLALDSTVIGLHQMLAHRWASTQPGQAAAKLHMVTNVVSGTANSVKMTGQTRADIGPWKTVGSWVKNCLLMVDLGYYDFHLFRRIAKKGGFFLSRAKSNANPRIVASHQRVAGNSINLVGQKLQDVLARLERRIIDVEVEVPVKLRKYRGRSRTAKMRMRLVGQKHAETGQYHLYFTNIGPETLGADEIAQTYRLRWQVELLFTRLKTTMRLNQIPSSKPEVVKALIYASILALLLSNAFLQVLRQINPGRTYPAQRMDAVFRDFATVILLHIAQKRGARRIDLFKLMTAEAADPNRNRPGSHDILSAIPLAHKPDTVAFEEVSA; from the coding sequence TTGACAACCTTTCTTCCAGACTTTGTCATCGAAAAGTATGCGCGGGCGCTCGGCGTCGTCGTGCGAGAGCGCAAGGTCGACCCAGTCATGCTCGTCTGGACGCTTGTGTTGGGGTTTCCGGCGGGCTCTAAACGGACCATCGCCTCGCTGAGGCGGCGCGTTCAGCAGGTCGCGTCCATCACGATTGCCCGTTCGTCATTCCACGACCGGCTGACCGGTTTGCTGGCCGACCTCATCAAACGGTTGGTCGACTGGAGGCTGGCGGTGCAGAAGAAGTCGATCACCAAAAACGCGGCCAAACGCCTCGACGGCTTCAGCGAGCTTCTGGCGCTGGATTCGACCGTCATCGGGCTTCATCAGATGCTCGCCCACAGATGGGCGTCGACCCAGCCTGGCCAGGCTGCAGCCAAGTTGCATATGGTCACAAACGTCGTGTCAGGCACCGCCAATTCGGTTAAAATGACCGGCCAGACCCGGGCTGATATCGGCCCGTGGAAGACCGTCGGTTCGTGGGTCAAAAATTGCCTGCTGATGGTCGACCTGGGCTATTACGATTTTCATTTATTCAGGCGCATCGCCAAAAAGGGCGGGTTTTTCTTAAGCCGCGCCAAGTCCAACGCAAACCCGCGCATCGTCGCCTCCCACCAGCGGGTGGCGGGGAACTCTATCAATTTAGTCGGCCAGAAGCTCCAAGACGTCTTGGCGCGGCTTGAGCGCCGCATTATTGATGTTGAAGTCGAAGTCCCCGTGAAGCTTCGAAAGTATCGCGGTCGCAGTCGAACCGCGAAAATGCGTATGCGCTTGGTCGGCCAAAAACATGCCGAAACCGGTCAATACCACCTCTATTTTACCAATATCGGCCCCGAAACCCTCGGCGCCGACGAGATCGCCCAGACCTACCGGTTGCGCTGGCAGGTCGAACTATTGTTTACGCGGCTCAAAACGACGATGCGTCTCAATCAGATTCCCAGCTCAAAACCCGAAGTCGTCAAGGCGCTTATTTACGCGTCCATCCTCGCACTTTTGCTCTCCAACGCGTTTCTACAGGTGTTGCGCCAAATTAACCCTGGCCGCACCTATCCCGCCCAGCGCATGGACGCGGTTTTTCGCGATTTCGCCACCGTAATATTGCTCCATATCGCCCAGAAACGGGGGGCGCGCCGGATTGATTTGTTCAAGCTGATGACGGCCGAAGCTGCGGATCCCAATCGCAATAGACCCGGTTCACACGACATCCTATCAGCGATTCCCCTGGCTCATAAGCCCGATACGGTCGCTTTTGAGGAGGTTTCGGCTTAA
- a CDS encoding sulfatase-like hydrolase/transferase: MLLFQCPRNRGHARVHLYEPHDPYLQRPEYGPPMGPAAAYASEIRYVDEQLGNFMEWFYDHPVSANTLVVVIADHGEGIGDELDGKPFWGHHVHVHNILSTVPAYFSGPKLPKDSIRMRLDISQIDVMPTMLDFIGVKAAEGTYPQGWSLYEILGQEPERPLVTQAFSIRGQEFFDLVGQVRAYGKDADLDQFGEVLNEESYSPKLALQYGAWKLHYDVTLERFKLFNIDEDPWEQEDVADAYPMQLADMVERLRAWQYQQRWVVNAFENNSTATSEE; this comes from the coding sequence ATGCTTCTATTTCAGTGTCCGAGAAACCGGGGTCATGCCAGGGTACACCTGTATGAACCTCATGACCCGTATCTTCAGCGCCCGGAATATGGGCCTCCGATGGGACCCGCGGCAGCCTATGCGTCCGAAATAAGATATGTTGATGAGCAGCTTGGCAACTTTATGGAGTGGTTTTATGACCATCCCGTATCGGCCAACACCTTAGTTGTTGTTATCGCCGACCATGGAGAGGGAATAGGAGACGAGCTCGACGGCAAACCCTTTTGGGGGCATCACGTCCATGTTCATAATATCCTTAGCACTGTACCCGCGTATTTCTCAGGGCCCAAACTACCGAAGGATTCGATACGCATGCGGCTCGATATAAGTCAGATAGACGTGATGCCGACGATGTTGGATTTTATCGGAGTGAAAGCGGCCGAAGGTACCTATCCACAGGGATGGTCACTATATGAGATTTTGGGGCAGGAGCCAGAACGCCCGCTTGTGACACAAGCCTTTAGTATACGAGGCCAGGAGTTCTTCGATTTGGTCGGGCAAGTGCGAGCGTACGGCAAAGACGCCGATCTGGATCAGTTTGGCGAGGTTCTTAATGAAGAGAGTTATTCTCCCAAGCTCGCGCTGCAGTATGGGGCATGGAAGCTCCACTACGATGTGACCTTGGAGCGCTTTAAGCTCTTTAATATCGACGAAGACCCCTGGGAGCAGGAGGACGTGGCCGATGCATACCCGATGCAACTGGCCGATATGGTAGAGCGGCTTCGTGCCTGGCAATATCAGCAGCGTTGGGTGGTCAATGCGTTCGAGAACAACTCCACTGCGACTTCGGAAGAATAG
- a CDS encoding ABC transporter permease: MRWIRVNTAIALNTFREAVRNKIFGSLIFFAVLLIVMSIAFGELSLHNEVRVARDLTFFTTSIFAMVITVYSSVTLLHTEIEKQTIYTILSKPIRRWEFLVGKFTGIQLLLSAILTALFAISSGVILLQGGEITAALAWGHVTLLLQLSIITAIAMLMASFSSPLLSGMVSVAIFIAGNLMTQLAQVEELLRSQHNPIWRVIWAVQYLLPNLESLNLAEVITYSVPVSAAYLGSAVWYASAYTAIVMLLAMIIFSRRDFV, translated from the coding sequence ATGCGTTGGATTCGCGTCAACACCGCCATTGCCCTCAACACCTTTCGCGAGGCAGTGCGCAACAAAATCTTCGGAAGCCTCATCTTCTTCGCGGTGCTGCTCATCGTCATGAGTATCGCGTTCGGCGAGCTGAGCCTGCATAATGAGGTGCGCGTCGCGCGTGATCTCACGTTCTTTACCACCTCGATCTTCGCGATGGTCATCACCGTCTACTCCTCGGTGACGCTGCTCCACACCGAGATCGAGAAGCAAACGATCTACACGATTTTGTCCAAACCCATCCGCCGGTGGGAGTTTTTGGTCGGCAAATTCACCGGCATTCAACTTCTGCTGAGCGCAATTTTGACCGCCCTCTTCGCCATCTCGTCGGGCGTTATCCTGCTTCAAGGCGGCGAAATCACCGCCGCGCTCGCCTGGGGCCACGTGACGCTCCTGCTGCAACTCAGCATCATCACCGCCATCGCGATGTTGATGGCGAGTTTCTCCTCACCGCTGCTCTCGGGGATGGTCAGCGTCGCGATCTTTATCGCCGGCAACCTGATGACCCAACTCGCCCAGGTCGAAGAACTCCTGCGTTCCCAACATAACCCCATCTGGCGCGTCATCTGGGCGGTCCAATACCTGCTCCCCAACCTCGAATCGCTTAACCTTGCCGAGGTTATCACCTATTCAGTCCCGGTCAGCGCGGCGTATTTGGGCTCGGCAGTTTGGTACGCCTCCGCTTACACTGCGATCGTGATGCTACTGGCCATGATAATCTTTTCGCGACGTGATTTCGTCTGA
- the tnpC gene encoding IS66 family transposase, giving the protein MEILPDKRDLRIAELEAENARLRGCLKERELYCAKLAAQLEQALKRIDQLERQLGLNSQNSLKPPSSDGPKQRAQRKKKENGKRAQGAQKGHPGHHRELWPPEKVDHQKQYFPTNCSECGLELAAEDARGEPVRHQVFEVPPKLIECTEHQRMACECPGCGHRTRAKLPEAVEKSGWGPRLVGLLATLGTLTTDTRRQLDWFVGEVLGAPSSLGCVQRHLEEASAALKPGFDQACTAIQRAEQVGVDETGWRKGRLPHWIWVIQSAQAAVYRIRSGRTKAVAQEIIGAPGARIFVTDRYGAYSYLAAERHQICHAHLLREFVKMSELDGEVGQIGKKLEVMSRELQGKWARTNADEIPHEKCVIWVRQKVRPKWEALLKKAAAHGKAAPAVVRWLLKDKHLKMAWVFLEHPGVEMTNNASERALRGPVVQRKISWGSQSNAGLRMMERLWTIAETCKRQSISALDYITQAVEALRNEAPAPLLIA; this is encoded by the coding sequence ATGGAGATACTACCCGACAAACGTGATTTACGCATCGCCGAGCTCGAAGCCGAGAACGCCCGTCTTCGTGGATGCCTGAAGGAACGGGAACTTTATTGCGCCAAACTCGCCGCGCAACTCGAACAAGCGTTAAAGCGCATTGACCAATTGGAGCGCCAACTCGGTTTGAATTCGCAGAACTCCTTGAAGCCGCCGTCCAGCGATGGGCCGAAGCAGCGTGCCCAGCGTAAAAAAAAAGAAAACGGAAAACGCGCCCAGGGCGCTCAAAAGGGGCATCCGGGCCACCACCGTGAGCTTTGGCCGCCGGAGAAGGTGGACCATCAAAAGCAGTATTTTCCCACAAATTGCTCAGAATGTGGGCTCGAGCTAGCGGCTGAAGATGCACGCGGCGAGCCGGTGCGCCATCAAGTTTTTGAGGTTCCGCCGAAGCTTATCGAATGCACCGAACACCAGCGCATGGCCTGTGAGTGCCCGGGGTGCGGGCATCGAACGCGCGCAAAGCTGCCCGAAGCGGTCGAAAAAAGCGGTTGGGGGCCGCGCCTGGTTGGGCTGCTGGCCACACTTGGAACGCTTACGACGGACACGCGCCGGCAACTCGACTGGTTTGTCGGCGAGGTGCTCGGCGCGCCCAGCTCGCTCGGGTGCGTGCAGCGCCATCTTGAGGAGGCAAGCGCCGCGCTAAAGCCCGGATTCGATCAGGCGTGCACGGCGATTCAGCGGGCCGAGCAGGTCGGGGTCGATGAAACCGGCTGGCGAAAAGGCCGACTTCCGCATTGGATCTGGGTCATTCAGAGCGCACAGGCTGCCGTCTATCGGATCCGGTCGGGTCGTACTAAAGCGGTCGCCCAGGAGATTATCGGCGCCCCCGGCGCGCGTATCTTCGTTACCGATCGCTACGGCGCGTACTCATATTTGGCGGCCGAACGTCATCAAATTTGTCATGCGCACCTGCTACGCGAGTTTGTAAAAATGTCGGAACTCGACGGCGAAGTCGGCCAGATTGGCAAGAAATTGGAGGTCATGAGCCGCGAACTTCAGGGTAAATGGGCGCGCACGAACGCCGATGAAATCCCGCACGAAAAATGCGTCATATGGGTCCGCCAAAAGGTGCGCCCAAAGTGGGAAGCCTTGCTCAAAAAGGCGGCGGCCCACGGGAAAGCCGCGCCGGCGGTAGTTCGCTGGCTTCTAAAAGATAAGCATCTAAAGATGGCCTGGGTTTTTCTGGAACACCCCGGCGTTGAGATGACCAACAACGCCTCGGAGCGCGCGCTTCGCGGGCCAGTGGTCCAGCGAAAGATCTCCTGGGGCTCGCAATCCAACGCCGGATTGCGGATGATGGAGCGGCTGTGGACCATCGCAGAGACTTGCAAGCGCCAGTCGATCAGCGCCCTCGATTATATCACCCAAGCGGTTGAGGCGCTGAGAAATGAGGCACCAGCACCGCTCTTGATCGCGTAA